One stretch of Malus domestica chromosome 14, GDT2T_hap1 DNA includes these proteins:
- the LOC114820977 gene encoding zinc finger protein BRUTUS-like At1g74770 isoform X2: protein MGGDDDSPQCLLLPSQNDAQPESSASATRVPLAQTPILLLVCFHKALQAELLDLRLVTTAALESGSRDLLDRDFVLLLLRRFEFLKLAYESHCSAEDEVIFLALDGRTKNVASTYSLEHMSIDGLFDSIFNRLDVLLEENENEKFSKQFQELVFGIGTLKEFVSQHMLKEEQQVFPLILQQFCREEQAALVWQFMCSVPLLLLEDLLPWTISFLPPDEQEEVRHCIKAIVPDEKSLEEVVNSWLASNEQSSFGATKNSRGAQQAGEYADMKRLLKSHSPKRFLEEYKRHIKADCIHSDIGYNPVDGLPFWHGVIRKDLKTILEELYQLRSASSFLNLDSVVVQLKFFVDVLNFYSALEKLYHPVLNELFNGCLYPYSEQFPNESHVEGLQRLLYYEPQDGTPLSKFVEKLCWELESFLVGINKYFAFQETKVVPIVRKNCGHDMQLQLLYASLHILPLGLLKCMTTWFSACLSEDESRSILSNLKEGDSLVNKSFASLLHEWFRIGHSGKTSVEKFREELQQIFKSRCTSLKQFYNTSGSSSLSSNMKPIEASNTKLMEPISLDKGKKSLSYSSSCASDSARNYRTSYSSRNKLHLYFTGTVKTSYLFPESLSGENHPGYALHEPKPIDLIFFFHKALKKDLEYLVFGSAQLADNADFLSEFCRRFQLIQFLNQIHSEAEEEVAFPALETKGKLQNISHSYTIDHKLEVELFHKISLVLDEMSILHVSASEVDSNAVDNKMQKHHQLCRRLHDMCTSTCKLLTEHVHREELELWPLFKECFSIEEQERIVGCILGRTEAKILQDMLPWLMDALTQEEQQVMITLWRQVTRNTMFDEWLREWWEGYETAKLVEESIVPPSWTEDPLEVVSAYLCGSSEQEGRCCNKSINFPEKDSHSANTKPSENSEVGYKPKGPGGDQCISTDTECTRLCDEGNKKKLQEVENATNQIDDLGHLLQRSQKSKYCECLLTLSQEDMQAAVIKISRDSSLDPQKKPHMIQNLIMSRWIARQNSELTVASNGKEFPGQHPSYHDPLGVTYGCKHYKRNCKLFAACCNQLYTCIRCHDEMADHEIDRKSITEMMCMKCLKMQTVGPTCSTASCSNFSMAKYFCRICKIFDNERVIYHCPYCNLCRVGKGLGIDYFHCMTCNACMSRSLLKHTCREKCFMDNCPICNEDIFTSNSPVKSLPCGHLMHSTCFEAYTFTNYTCPICGKSLGDMQVYFKMLDAFLAKQETPDEYAGQTQVILCNDCEKRGTAPFHWLYHKCPYCGSYNTRLL from the exons ATGGGCGGCGACGACGATTCTCCccaatgcctcctcctcccTTCGCAAAACGATGCCCAGCCGGAGTCCTCCGCATCCGCGACACGTGTCCCGCTCGCTCAGACGCCGATCCTCCTGCTCGTCTGCTTCCACAAGGCGCTGCAGGCCGAGCTCCTCGATCTCCGCCTCGTGACCACCGCCGCCTTGGAGAGTGGCTCACGTGACCTCCTAGACCGCGACTTCGTTCTCCTGCTTCTGCGGCGGTTTGAGTTCCTCAAGCTCGCGTATGAGTCCCACTGCTCTGCAGAGGACGAG GTAATTTTTTTAGCGTTAGATGGGCGAACAAAAAATGTAGCTAGTACATATTCACTAGAACATATGAGTATAGACGGTCTCTTCGACTCAATTTTCAATCGCTTGGATGTTTTATTAGAGGAAAACGAGAATGAGAAATTTTCCAAGCAATTTCAAGAACTTGTGTTTGGCATTGGGACGCTGAAGGAATTCGTTTCCCAGCATATGCTGAAAGAAGAACAGCAG GTTTTTCCCTTGATCCTGCAGCAGTTCTGTCGTGAAGAACAGGCTGCACTTGTGTGGCAGTTCATGTGCAGCGTTCCTTTATTGCTGCTTGAGGATCTACTTCCGTGGACGATCTCCTTTCTTCCACCTGATGAACAAGAGGAAGTTAGACATTGCATAAAAGCAATTGTACCTGACGAAAAATCACTTGAAGAG GTGGTAAATTCTTGGCTTGCTAGCAATGAACAATCCTCCTTTGGGGCCACCAAGAATTCTAGAGGAGCTCAACAAGCCGGCGAATATGCAGACATGAAAAGGTTACTGAAGTCTCATTCGCCCAAAAGGTTTTTAGAAGAATATAAAAGACACATTAAGGCAGATTGCATTCACTCTGATATTGGATACAATCCGGTTGATGGCCTTCCTTTTTGGCATGGAGTCATTAGGAAAGATTTGAAGACAATTCTGGAGGAGCTATATCAACTAAGAAGCGCAAGCAGTTTTTTGAATCTTGATTCAGTAGTTGTCCAGCTAAAATTCTTTGTAGATGTCCTTAATTTCTACAG TGCATTGGAGAAGTTATATCATCCTGTGTTGAATGAACTTTTCAACGGCTGCCTTTACCCCTACAGTGAACAATTTCCAAATGAAAGCCACGTTGAAGGTTTGCAGAGGTTGCTATACTATGAGCCTCAAGATGGAACACCTTTGAGCAAATTTGTTGAGAAGCTTTGCTGGGAACTGGAGTCTTTTCTGGTGGGAATTAACAAGTACTTTGCTTTCCAAGAAACCAAG GTAGTTCCCATTGTAAGGAAGAATTGCGGTCATGATATGCAGCTGCAACTCTTGTATGCAAGCCTTCATATTCTGCCACTTGGGTTGCTAAAGTGCATGACTACTTGGTTTTCGGCTTGCTTATCTGAGGACGAATCCAGGTCCATCCTTAGCAACTTGAAGGAGGGAGATTCTTTAGTCAATAAATCATTTGCATCCCTCTTACATGAGTGGTTCCGCATTGGTCATTCAGGTAAGACCTCTGTTGAAAAGTTTCGTGAGGAGTTGCAGCAAATATTCAAGAGCAGATGCACTTCCTTAAAGCAATTCTATAATACTAGTGGATCTTCCTCCTTAAGTTCCAATATGAAACCTATTGAGGCATCAAACACTAAGCTAATGGAGCCAATCTCTTTGGATAAGGGCAAGAAATCTCTGTCATACTCTTCATCTTGTGCCTCTGACTCTGCCAGGAATTATAGGACGTCATATTCCAGCAGAAACAAACTTCACTTATATTTCACTGGAACAGTGAAAACTTCATATCTCTTTCCTGAAAGTCTTAGTGGAGAGAACCATCCTGGTTATGCTCTTCATGAACCAAAACCAATAGATCTCATATTTTTCTTCCACAAGGCTCTCAAGAAAGATTTGGAATACCTTGTATTTGGCTCAGCTCAGTTGGCTGACAATGCTGATTTTCTCTCAGAGTTTTGCCGGCGATTCCAACTTATACAGTTTCTAAATCAAATACATAGTGAAGCAGAGGAAGAAGTTGCCTTTCCAGCTTTAGAGACCAAAGGAAAACTGCAAAACATTAGCCACTCTTACACGATAGACCACAAATTAGAAGTTGAACTCTTTCACAAGATATCCCTCGTTCTGGATGAGATGTCTATATTGCATGTTTCAGCTTCTGAAGTCGATTCAAATGCAGTGGATAATAAAATGCAGAAGCACCATCAGCTGTGCAGGAGGCTTCATGACATGTGCACATCAACCTGCAAGTTACTGACTGAACATGTTCATCGTGAAGAACTTGAGCTCTGGCCCTTGTTTAAAGAATGCTTCTCCATTGAAGAGCAAGAAAGGATTGTAGGATGCATACTTGGTAGAACAGAAGCAAAAATATTGCAAGATATGTTACCTTGGCTAATGGACGCTTTGACACAAGAAGAACAGCAAGTCATGATTACTCTATGGCGCCAGGTCACACGAAACACGATGTTTGATGAGTGGTTGAGAGAATGGTGGGAGGGATATGAGACAGCTAAGTTGGTAGAGGAGTCCATTGTACCTCCTTCATGGACTGAAGATCCATTGGAGGTTGTCTCTGCCTATCTGTGTGGATCGAGTgaacaagaaggaagatgctgtaACAAAAGTATCAATTTTCCAGAAAAAGATTCCCATAGTGCTAATACCAAGCCATCGGAAAATAGTGAGGTGGGTTATAAGCCAAAAGGTCCTGGAGGTGACCAATGTATTTCCACTGATACAGAATGTACAAGACTTTGTGATGAAGGTAACAAGAAGAAGTTACAAGAAGTTGAAAATGCCACAAATCAAATTGATGATCTAGGTCACCTTTTGCAAAGAAGCCAGAAATCCAAGTACTGTGAGTGCCTGCTGACACTTAGTCAAGAGGATATGCAGGCTGCAGTAATAAAAATCTCCCGTGACTCTTCCTTGGATCCTCAGAAGAAACCACATATGATCCAGAACCTGATAATGAG CCGTTGGATAGCCAGACAGAACTCTGAATTAACAGTTGCAAGTAATGGGAAAGAATTTCCTGGTCAGCATCCATCCTATCATGACCCTCTTGGAGTAACCTATGGTTGTAAACACTATAAGAGGAACTGTAAGCTTTTTGCTGCCTGTTGCAACCAACTTTACACTTGCATACGCTGCCATGATGAGATGGCTGATCATGAGATAGATAG GAAATCTATAACAGAGATGATGTGCATGAAATGCTTGAAGATGCAGACAGTTGGGCCCACATGCTCAACTGCATCCTGCAGTAACTTTTCCATGGCAAAATACTTTTGCAGGATCTGCAAAATATTTGATAACGAACG GGTCATCTACCATTGTCCTTACTGTAACTTGTGCCGAGTTGGAAAGGGATTGGGTATTGACTACTTCCATTGCATGACGTGTAATGCCTGCATGTCCCGTTCTCTATTGAAGCACACATGCAGAGAGAAATGCTTCATGGATAACTGCCCTATTTGCAATGAAGACATCTTCACCTCAAATTCTCCAGTGAAGTCCCTTCCATGCGGTCATTTGATGCACTCAACATGTTTTGAG GCCTACACCTTTACGAATTATACCTGCCCAATCTGTGGCAAGTCACTCGGGGACATGCAG GTGTATTTTAAAATGTTGGATGCATTTTTGGCTAAACAGGAAACTCCAGACGAGTACGCTGGCCAAACTCAG GTCATACTCTGCAATGACTGTGAGAAGAGAGGAACTGCTCCCTTTCACTGGCTTTACCACAAGTGCCCCTATTGTGGTTCATACAACACCAGGCTTCTATGA
- the LOC114820977 gene encoding zinc finger protein BRUTUS-like At1g74770 isoform X1 yields MGGDDDSPQCLLLPSQNDAQPESSASATRVPLAQTPILLLVCFHKALQAELLDLRLVTTAALESGSRDLLDRDFVLLLLRRFEFLKLAYESHCSAEDEVIFLALDGRTKNVASTYSLEHMSIDGLFDSIFNRLDVLLEENENEKFSKQFQELVFGIGTLKEFVSQHMLKEEQQVFPLILQQFCREEQAALVWQFMCSVPLLLLEDLLPWTISFLPPDEQEEVRHCIKAIVPDEKSLEEVVNSWLASNEQSSFGATKNSRGAQQAGEYADMKRLLKSHSPKRFLEEYKRHIKADCIHSDIGYNPVDGLPFWHGVIRKDLKTILEELYQLRSASSFLNLDSVVVQLKFFVDVLNFYSSALEKLYHPVLNELFNGCLYPYSEQFPNESHVEGLQRLLYYEPQDGTPLSKFVEKLCWELESFLVGINKYFAFQETKVVPIVRKNCGHDMQLQLLYASLHILPLGLLKCMTTWFSACLSEDESRSILSNLKEGDSLVNKSFASLLHEWFRIGHSGKTSVEKFREELQQIFKSRCTSLKQFYNTSGSSSLSSNMKPIEASNTKLMEPISLDKGKKSLSYSSSCASDSARNYRTSYSSRNKLHLYFTGTVKTSYLFPESLSGENHPGYALHEPKPIDLIFFFHKALKKDLEYLVFGSAQLADNADFLSEFCRRFQLIQFLNQIHSEAEEEVAFPALETKGKLQNISHSYTIDHKLEVELFHKISLVLDEMSILHVSASEVDSNAVDNKMQKHHQLCRRLHDMCTSTCKLLTEHVHREELELWPLFKECFSIEEQERIVGCILGRTEAKILQDMLPWLMDALTQEEQQVMITLWRQVTRNTMFDEWLREWWEGYETAKLVEESIVPPSWTEDPLEVVSAYLCGSSEQEGRCCNKSINFPEKDSHSANTKPSENSEVGYKPKGPGGDQCISTDTECTRLCDEGNKKKLQEVENATNQIDDLGHLLQRSQKSKYCECLLTLSQEDMQAAVIKISRDSSLDPQKKPHMIQNLIMSRWIARQNSELTVASNGKEFPGQHPSYHDPLGVTYGCKHYKRNCKLFAACCNQLYTCIRCHDEMADHEIDRKSITEMMCMKCLKMQTVGPTCSTASCSNFSMAKYFCRICKIFDNERVIYHCPYCNLCRVGKGLGIDYFHCMTCNACMSRSLLKHTCREKCFMDNCPICNEDIFTSNSPVKSLPCGHLMHSTCFEAYTFTNYTCPICGKSLGDMQVYFKMLDAFLAKQETPDEYAGQTQVILCNDCEKRGTAPFHWLYHKCPYCGSYNTRVL; encoded by the exons ATGGGCGGCGACGACGATTCTCCccaatgcctcctcctcccTTCGCAAAACGATGCCCAGCCGGAGTCCTCCGCATCCGCGACACGTGTCCCGCTCGCTCAGACGCCGATCCTCCTGCTCGTCTGCTTCCACAAGGCGCTGCAGGCCGAGCTCCTCGATCTCCGCCTCGTGACCACCGCCGCCTTGGAGAGTGGCTCACGTGACCTCCTAGACCGCGACTTCGTTCTCCTGCTTCTGCGGCGGTTTGAGTTCCTCAAGCTCGCGTATGAGTCCCACTGCTCTGCAGAGGACGAG GTAATTTTTTTAGCGTTAGATGGGCGAACAAAAAATGTAGCTAGTACATATTCACTAGAACATATGAGTATAGACGGTCTCTTCGACTCAATTTTCAATCGCTTGGATGTTTTATTAGAGGAAAACGAGAATGAGAAATTTTCCAAGCAATTTCAAGAACTTGTGTTTGGCATTGGGACGCTGAAGGAATTCGTTTCCCAGCATATGCTGAAAGAAGAACAGCAG GTTTTTCCCTTGATCCTGCAGCAGTTCTGTCGTGAAGAACAGGCTGCACTTGTGTGGCAGTTCATGTGCAGCGTTCCTTTATTGCTGCTTGAGGATCTACTTCCGTGGACGATCTCCTTTCTTCCACCTGATGAACAAGAGGAAGTTAGACATTGCATAAAAGCAATTGTACCTGACGAAAAATCACTTGAAGAG GTGGTAAATTCTTGGCTTGCTAGCAATGAACAATCCTCCTTTGGGGCCACCAAGAATTCTAGAGGAGCTCAACAAGCCGGCGAATATGCAGACATGAAAAGGTTACTGAAGTCTCATTCGCCCAAAAGGTTTTTAGAAGAATATAAAAGACACATTAAGGCAGATTGCATTCACTCTGATATTGGATACAATCCGGTTGATGGCCTTCCTTTTTGGCATGGAGTCATTAGGAAAGATTTGAAGACAATTCTGGAGGAGCTATATCAACTAAGAAGCGCAAGCAGTTTTTTGAATCTTGATTCAGTAGTTGTCCAGCTAAAATTCTTTGTAGATGTCCTTAATTTCTACAG CAGTGCATTGGAGAAGTTATATCATCCTGTGTTGAATGAACTTTTCAACGGCTGCCTTTACCCCTACAGTGAACAATTTCCAAATGAAAGCCACGTTGAAGGTTTGCAGAGGTTGCTATACTATGAGCCTCAAGATGGAACACCTTTGAGCAAATTTGTTGAGAAGCTTTGCTGGGAACTGGAGTCTTTTCTGGTGGGAATTAACAAGTACTTTGCTTTCCAAGAAACCAAG GTAGTTCCCATTGTAAGGAAGAATTGCGGTCATGATATGCAGCTGCAACTCTTGTATGCAAGCCTTCATATTCTGCCACTTGGGTTGCTAAAGTGCATGACTACTTGGTTTTCGGCTTGCTTATCTGAGGACGAATCCAGGTCCATCCTTAGCAACTTGAAGGAGGGAGATTCTTTAGTCAATAAATCATTTGCATCCCTCTTACATGAGTGGTTCCGCATTGGTCATTCAGGTAAGACCTCTGTTGAAAAGTTTCGTGAGGAGTTGCAGCAAATATTCAAGAGCAGATGCACTTCCTTAAAGCAATTCTATAATACTAGTGGATCTTCCTCCTTAAGTTCCAATATGAAACCTATTGAGGCATCAAACACTAAGCTAATGGAGCCAATCTCTTTGGATAAGGGCAAGAAATCTCTGTCATACTCTTCATCTTGTGCCTCTGACTCTGCCAGGAATTATAGGACGTCATATTCCAGCAGAAACAAACTTCACTTATATTTCACTGGAACAGTGAAAACTTCATATCTCTTTCCTGAAAGTCTTAGTGGAGAGAACCATCCTGGTTATGCTCTTCATGAACCAAAACCAATAGATCTCATATTTTTCTTCCACAAGGCTCTCAAGAAAGATTTGGAATACCTTGTATTTGGCTCAGCTCAGTTGGCTGACAATGCTGATTTTCTCTCAGAGTTTTGCCGGCGATTCCAACTTATACAGTTTCTAAATCAAATACATAGTGAAGCAGAGGAAGAAGTTGCCTTTCCAGCTTTAGAGACCAAAGGAAAACTGCAAAACATTAGCCACTCTTACACGATAGACCACAAATTAGAAGTTGAACTCTTTCACAAGATATCCCTCGTTCTGGATGAGATGTCTATATTGCATGTTTCAGCTTCTGAAGTCGATTCAAATGCAGTGGATAATAAAATGCAGAAGCACCATCAGCTGTGCAGGAGGCTTCATGACATGTGCACATCAACCTGCAAGTTACTGACTGAACATGTTCATCGTGAAGAACTTGAGCTCTGGCCCTTGTTTAAAGAATGCTTCTCCATTGAAGAGCAAGAAAGGATTGTAGGATGCATACTTGGTAGAACAGAAGCAAAAATATTGCAAGATATGTTACCTTGGCTAATGGACGCTTTGACACAAGAAGAACAGCAAGTCATGATTACTCTATGGCGCCAGGTCACACGAAACACGATGTTTGATGAGTGGTTGAGAGAATGGTGGGAGGGATATGAGACAGCTAAGTTGGTAGAGGAGTCCATTGTACCTCCTTCATGGACTGAAGATCCATTGGAGGTTGTCTCTGCCTATCTGTGTGGATCGAGTgaacaagaaggaagatgctgtaACAAAAGTATCAATTTTCCAGAAAAAGATTCCCATAGTGCTAATACCAAGCCATCGGAAAATAGTGAGGTGGGTTATAAGCCAAAAGGTCCTGGAGGTGACCAATGTATTTCCACTGATACAGAATGTACAAGACTTTGTGATGAAGGTAACAAGAAGAAGTTACAAGAAGTTGAAAATGCCACAAATCAAATTGATGATCTAGGTCACCTTTTGCAAAGAAGCCAGAAATCCAAGTACTGTGAGTGCCTGCTGACACTTAGTCAAGAGGATATGCAGGCTGCAGTAATAAAAATCTCCCGTGACTCTTCCTTGGATCCTCAGAAGAAACCACATATGATCCAGAACCTGATAATGAG CCGTTGGATAGCCAGACAGAACTCTGAATTAACAGTTGCAAGTAATGGGAAAGAATTTCCTGGTCAGCATCCATCCTATCATGACCCTCTTGGAGTAACCTATGGTTGTAAACACTATAAGAGGAACTGTAAGCTTTTTGCTGCCTGTTGCAACCAACTTTACACTTGCATACGCTGCCATGATGAGATGGCTGATCATGAGATAGATAG GAAATCTATAACAGAGATGATGTGCATGAAATGCTTGAAGATGCAGACAGTTGGGCCCACATGCTCAACTGCATCCTGCAGTAACTTTTCCATGGCAAAATACTTTTGCAGGATCTGCAAAATATTTGATAACGAACG GGTCATCTACCATTGTCCTTACTGTAACTTGTGCCGAGTTGGAAAGGGATTGGGTATTGACTACTTCCATTGCATGACGTGTAATGCCTGCATGTCCCGTTCTCTATTGAAGCACACATGCAGAGAGAAATGCTTCATGGATAACTGCCCTATTTGCAATGAAGACATCTTCACCTCAAATTCTCCAGTGAAGTCCCTTCCATGCGGTCATTTGATGCACTCAACATGTTTTGAG GCCTACACCTTTACGAATTATACCTGCCCAATCTGTGGCAAGTCACTCGGGGACATGCAG GTGTATTTTAAAATGTTGGATGCATTTTTGGCTAAACAGGAAACTCCAGACGAGTACGCTGGCCAAACTCAG GTCATACTCTGCAATGACTGTGAGAAGAGAGGAACTGCTCCCTTTCACTGGCTTTACCACAAGTGCCCCTATTGTGGTTCATACAACACCAG GGTTCTATGA